The Paroedura picta isolate Pp20150507F chromosome 2, Ppicta_v3.0, whole genome shotgun sequence sequence CCACAAAGACATAGCAAGCAGATGAGTGGAACTGAGTGGTAAATGAAAACAGTTTTGAAAGACTAGGAAGCAAGGTAGGAATGCTTGTTGCACATAGAAAGTTCAGAGAACCAGCCTACTGCAAAGAAGTTTATAGAACATCAGGAAAGAGTTAAAGATGTAAATTTTCCAAAAATTTTGAACTAGATTTCCCCTGAAGTGGGGTGGAGTATTAGAAATACTGGGGGGAAATTTAAATAATATGCAATACTGTCTTTCCTAGCAATCCTAAATTTCTAGTACTGATTGAACAACTTAAAAAGCATTATTTATACTTTTTTAGCATATAAAGTTGTACAATTTGGTATATTTatagaatttaaaatatatacatcttTGTTTTAAGAAAATTGCAAACTGCTGAACTGTATGTTACCCTaacagtatttttattttttttcctctgagagatggaaaaaataaaagtcgaagattaaaaataaattctgtaaAAATACTATTTGTGCAGAAATATTGTTTGCACAGAAACTCTCTCAGACTCTCAATAGGTAGAACTGTCAGAATGTTTGGATATTAAGCTAAAATTTATAACACTGAAAATACTGAACTCTTTAATATCGTATGATAACTAAATGCATAATATAGTAATTTTTGccaaaattatttacatttacaCACAAAAATGTACAACATATGGCTACAATATGAGAGTTTCCCCGTTCCCCCACCAACCCCACTTCTTCTTCAAATTTTCAGATTTTTACATGGGAAAAAATACGGAGGGAAAttcctcaggagaaaaaaaaagtacCCCACACCAAttattctgggttttgtttttcaaGCCTCTACTAAGCAGATAGTTTGAACAATGTTGTTGAAGCTGCTTGGATCCCAGGAGATCTGTGCTTTTCAACTTGAGAGGTGGAGGTTCTGGAAACAAAGCTGCAGCTTTATTCCTAGAAGGCATGATCCCCTGTAACTGCTGATAGAGTGAAAAAGATGGAGCACCACAACACATGCATGATACTGAAGACAGGACTAGTCCTGCATTCCATTAGGAAGTCCATTGCTGATGCATCTTGCAAGAGTCTTTGACAGAAATCCAGTCTCGTTACTTATTTCAAGCAACAGGGACAATCATATGCTATTGATAACAAACACTGCTGTTGCTGCCATTTGGAAAACAAACGTACACACCCTTCTCTTGCTGAGCCAGTAATTACCCCAACTGCATTTTGCCCCCATTGTAGGaaaggggaaaggcagcataaactgCAGTTGAGGAAACTCTCTGGGACATAATTAATGTATGGAGGAGTTTCAAGCTCCTCTGAAGTTACTGCAGATGTCAGGCATTTGCTACAAAACCTGTCACTGGTTCATGCCAAAGACCTGCTGCACAGAAATAAGAAAAGGGCTGGCCTTAAGTTTGACTGCATGGAGATTGGAAACATGCTGATATCTTTTATAGTGAGCTTTTCCTCACTGCAAACTATCCATTATTGTAGAGCTGATCTGGCATTCTGGAGGCTGTTCTGCTTCCCGTCAAGCAGAACAAACGGCTTAGTCATTTTTTCAGTACTCACCTGTCCGCTATTAGCAAAATCCTCCACACTCAAGGCTGGATCTAGCCTCAGAGCAATTCCGAAATCACAGAGCACACATTCGTGTTCGTTTGTTACTAGGATGTTGGTGCTTTTGATGTCCCGGTGGGCAATGGGGATCTTTGGACAGCCGCAAGGAGTGTAGTCGCTGTGCAAGTGAGCCACACCGCTCACTAGGGAACCAGCCATCTTTTGCAAGTCCCTCCAGCTCAGGATGTGCCTGGACAAGTAGTCCTTGAGGTTTCCTTGACTATGGTAGGCTGTGATGAGCCAATATTCTTTCTGGAGGCCAGAGTGCCTCTCTTCTGCTGTGAGGAAATGAAGGATGCTGCTGTGCTTGAGGTTGATATCGGTGAAGATCTGACTCTCATTTTTCCAGGAGGCATACTCCTCACAAGGGAAGATCTTCACTGCCACCGTCTCATATTGACCTGAGGAGGCATGCTTGAGTTTGGCTCTCCAGACTTCTGCAAACTGCCCTTTCCCCACTCTTTCGTTTAGCTCAATAGGCAACAATTCAGTGTTGTGGTTGATGTTGATGGAGCAGGCTGAGCTCAGGGTGGTGCGATTGTCTGTCTTGACAGATAATATCTCATCATAGTTGCTGGCTCTGCTGGATTCAGGCAGCATGTGGCGCTGAGTCTGTTTCTTGGCCCAGTCTTTAGATCTCTTCCTCTGCCTGTGGGTTCGGCAGAGGTAGAATATCACGGTTATCATGATGGCAACTAGCAGGGGGGGCAGCAGACTGATGGCTGCCACGGGGATTATTTCCTTACTCTGTAACATAGAGTACCCTGGGgtgaaaggaaaaggggggaaaggagagatggTAAGAATATCTCTGCAGATGTATACACACTAATACAGAACAGTTTTGCATAACATAACTCTGCTCCTGTGTCCAAGTTGAGAAACCTGAGCCAGGAAGGGGCCATAGCCCAGTGGCAGAGCAAATGCTTTGCATATGGAAGATCCCCTTCAGTCCCTGGATCTATGATGTCAAGGCTAGGAGAGACCTTTTCCAAGAGAACTTGCAGTCAGAATGAATGCTGGATTAGACAGACCAATGGCATATCTAAATACAAA is a genomic window containing:
- the LOC143829453 gene encoding TGF-beta receptor type-2-like isoform X2 codes for the protein MVPKYNTSQCVMVRQHNEDGIFYICGCVNEQECNDKLVFKNQTNGYSMLQSKEIIPVAAISLLPPLLVAIMITVIFYLCRTHRQRKRSKDWAKKQTQRHMLPESSRASNYDEILSVKTDNRTTLSSACSININHNTELLPIELNERVGKGQFAEVWRAKLKHASSGQYETVAVKIFPCEEYASWKNESQIFTDINLKHSSILHFLTAEERHSGLQKEYWLITAYHSQGNLKDYLSRHILSWRDLQKMAGSLVSGVAHLHSDYTPCGCPKIPIAHRDIKSTNILVTNEHECVLCDFGIALRLDPALSVEDFANSGQVGTARYMAPEVLESRVNLEDLESFKQMDVYSMALVLWEIASRCEAIGEVKNYELPFGSKVQEQLCMEVMRDIVLHGRGRPEIPSNWLIHQGMHLLSDTIIECWDHDPEARLTAHCVAERFNLMAQMDYDDDILNNNTDSEASKLGCPREEHQNSDSNMQ
- the LOC143829453 gene encoding TGF-beta receptor type-2-like isoform X3 — its product is MGYWRSLRFVPLLLLLSCKGQAGRNVKSNVCKWCDNTYPVCEDQVCYSNCDLSSYCEKPEEICVSIWKQDNESIRVSTLCHNPQFPVENVMVPKYNTSQCVMVRQHNEDGIFYICGCVNEQECNDKLVFKNQTNGYSMLQSKEIIPVAAISLLPPLLVAIMITVIFYLCRTHRQRKRSKDWAKKQTQRHMLPESSRASNYDEILSVKTDNRTTLSSACSININHNTELLPIELNERVGKGQFAEVWRAKLKHASSGQYETVAVKIFPCEEYASWKNESQIFTDINLKHSSILHFLTAEERHSGLQKEYWLITAYHSQGNLKDYLSRHILSWRDLQKMAGSLVSGVAHLHSDYTPCGCPKIPIAHRDIKSTNILVTNEHECVLCDFGIALRLDPALSVEDFANSGQVGTARYMAPEVLESRVNLEDLESFKQMDVYSMALVLWEIASRCEAIGGNAPPE